The genomic DNA TCTACTTCTTTTTCCTGAGCACCACGAATATCAACTTGTTTGATTTCCTGTAAACTTTCAATTTCGTCTTCTAAATATTCTCCATATTCCTTTAATTTATCAATCGGATAATCTCCGGAGATATTAATATTAAGGATTGGAATTTCCTCAGACATACTTAAATCGAAAATATTAGGCTCTACTTTGGCACCATTAAATGTTGGCCAATCTTCACCCGAAGTCTCTGTATCTACTTCATCTTTTACTTTTTGCTTGGCTGCATCAACAGAAATATTTTCATCAAACTCTACAATAATAATAGAATAATCTTCCTGGGATGTTGAGGTGATTTCTACAACATTACTAACTGTTTTTAGTTTGTCTTCAATGGGATCAGTTATTAGTTTTTCAATATCCTCGGCAGTATTCCCTGGGTATACAGAACTAATATAGATTTTGGTTTCTTTAATTTCCGGGAAACTTTCTCGGGGCATACTAAAATAAGCCCCAGCACCAAGAAACAAGATTAAAGCAATTAAAACATACATGGTTGTTTTATTGTTAATGGCCCATGATGATAAACCAAACTCCTTATCTACTTTCTTCTTTTGTTTTTTATTTTTACTCATTAGTCTTCAGAATTAGGTTGATTATTCTACAACAAGTATTTTTACTTCTTGTCCATCTTTGACACTTCTAGCGCCTTCATCAATAATTTCATTCCCATTTGCTAAACCAGAAAGCACTTCAATATAATCGCCTTGTGTTTTCCCTGTTTCTATAATAACACGTTTTGCTTTTCCTTTGTTTTTAACTTTATCGGTTACTGTGTATACATATTGTTGCCCTTCGGCATTTTCAGAAATAATACTTTGAGGGATTAATATGGCTTTTTCGTTTTTGTAATCGTTAATTTTAAGCTTTGCTGTTAAATTAGGTTTTATAGATTTATCTTTATTCGAAACAGCAACTTCAATTTTAAACGTTCGGTTTGCAGGGTTTATAAAGTTTCCTGCCTGACGAACTTTAGCGTCCATCTTTTTTCCAAGTACAGGGAATTCTACCTGTACATCTTTCCCAGATGTTATATTAGAAATATAACGTTCTGGCACATCCGTTTCAATGTACATATCTTTAAGGTTAACAATTCTGAAAAGCTGAGATTGTCCTTGAGCAACAACACTTCCTTGTTCTGAAATGACATCGTCTATAGTTCCAGAAAAAGGTGCGCGAACCACAGTTTTTGCCACTTGTTGTTGTAATTGATTAACGGCTCTTTGCTGTGCTTCATAGGTAGATTTTGCTTGTAAATACTGAATTTCACTACCTATTTTCTGATTCCATAAACGCTCTTGACGCTCAAAAGTTGTTTTTGCTAAGTCTGCTTGAATTTGTAACTGTGCCACTTGTTGACCTAAACCGCCATCATCAATTTTTGCTAATATCTGTCCTTTAGCTACTTTTTGCCCTTCTTTAACATAAACCCGTGTTATGGTTCCTGAATACTCAGGGTATATTACAAGATTTTGTTTTGTGCTTACATTTCCTTGTAATTCTACATAGTGATTGAAAACGGCTTCTTTGGCCGCAAAAGTTGTAATTAGAGGAATTCTTTCCTGAGGGTCTAACTTTTTAATTTCAGATTCTAATTGTTTTAATTGCGAAGAAATTTCTTGAGCAGACGCATCTAACTCTGTTTTCTTTTGCCTTATATGTTCTAAATTTCCTGAAGCTATAATATCTTCTACAGACATTTTTTTATCGCTTCCACAAGAGTTTAAAAGGAGCGTTACGATTACTAGTGAATATATATTTTTCATTATCAATTGAGTTTAAAAGGTTGATTTTGTTTATAAGTTTATTTTTGATTGTGATTTATATAAGCCATCAAGCATGGCGGTTATTTCTGAAATATCTTGTCTAATGTTTTCATACTCCTCATTTGAAAGAAATTCTAAATCATTAGAGATTATTATTTGGTTTAAAAGTTCCAATGCCGAACTAAAGGCAATTTCTGTAAACCTAGCTTTGTCTTTTGCTGAATGTCTTCCAGTGCCTTCTGCAATGTTTGATGAAATTGATACGGCACACCTTCTCATTTGACTAATTAAGCCATAACGCTCATCTTCAGGAAAGTTCTTTGTTAGTTTATATATTTTAACAGCCAATTTTCTTGATTTTTGCCAAACGGATAGTTTTTCGAAAGAGAATATTTTCATCTTTAATTTTTTTAAACTTTAAACAATAAACTAATCAACTTTATTTAATACCGTTTCTAATTCAGCCTTTTTATTTATAACATCAAGCATAGCCTGTAAAAATTCTTGTTGAGAACTGTATAATTGTGTTTGTGCTTGTCTTAGCTCAAAGCTTGAAGCAATCCCTTCAAAAAACTTTGTTTGATTTTTCTGTTCGATACGTTCTGCTAAGTTTAAGTTTTGTTTTTTGTTGCCGTAATCTTCAATAGCAAACTGATAATCACTTTTAGCTGATGCTATTTGGAGTTTCAATTTTTGCTGAGTTTCTGTTAAGTCTTCTTTTGCCTTTTCAAGATTAATTCTGGCACGTTGTGTAGATGCACTTCTGCCACCAGAACTAAAAATAGGGATATTCATAGTAACACCTAATAAAGAAGAACCAAACCACTTTTGCTTACTATCTGTAAAAACAAAATCATTACTAAAAGTAGAATAGCCAGCATTAACAAAAGCATTTAGTGTTGGTAAGGCTTTACTTTTTTCTAATTTTAAAAGTAACTCTTTAGACGTTTTATCATTTTCTGCAATTTTAAAGTCAATCGTGTTTTCTATGTTTTCTTCAGCACCAATTAATTCTAAAACAATATTATTTGCTGTTAAACTTTCTAAGTTATCAGTTAATATGGTTTTAGAGTTTATTTCAGTACCCATAGTTATATTAAGCATCTGGTATGCTAAAGTTTTTAAGCGGGACGTATTGCTTAAATTACTTTCTACACCCGATAATGTAATTTGCAACTGCTCTACACTTTCTTCCTCTTCCAAACCGTTTTCATATATTTTAGTGGTTTCGTTGAGGTTTTTCTTTAAAACGTCTATGTTGCGTTCTAAAATTTTTACACTCTCTTCTGCTAATAAAACATTTCCGTAGGCGTTAATAACTGCTTTTCTAACTTCTAAATCGGTTTTTTCTTTAGCATTCTTAGAAATTTCTAAAAACACTTTAGCCGATTGCAAACCAACCAAATAGGAGCCATCAAAAATTTTCTGCTCTAGTTTAGCAAAAGCATTGACACTTTGTTTTGTGCCAAATATCACTTCTGAAAATTCTCCTGGGTTGCCCCCAAAAAACTCGGCAGGGATCACAGAAACTTGTTGTTTTAAAAAGTTTTGATAATCGATACTACCACTTATTTGAGGTAAACCGGTTGAAGTAGTTTCCCATTTTTGTTTTTCTGCTGCTTTAATATCAAGCGCAGCATTTTTAGCAGTTCTATTATTTTCTAATGCAAAGTCTATGGCTTCCTGTAAAGAGAAGCTTTTAGTGTCTTCCTGAGAATAAATCGCAAAAGAGCATAATAAACTAAATATTAAAATTAGTTTGTTCTTCATTTTTATGATTGATTTGATGTTATAAATTTGTTTAATATTTGAAAGCCTTTATCAGTAACAATGGCTCTTAAGTGATATTCTAAATAACTTTCCATTAAGTATTCCATGGTATAGATTTCTGTAGGGAAAATGGAACCGTCTTTTATACCAGTCATGCCATTAAAATACATTCTAGATATAAAATCTACATTAATATTTGATCTGAATAATTCGGTATCGACACCCTTTTGAAGGCTTTCTTTAACCGAATCATGCATTTTTTCAAATTGTTTAAGTTTTAGTGCATCAAATATTTGCGGGTAATATTTTTTTAATTGAAATTGAGGTGATGATTTTTCACTTTTTAAGTGATTCATCACAAACATTTTAATATCGTATAATTCTTCAATGGGGTTATTTGAAGCTTCGCAAATAGTATCAATACCATCGCAAATAGTTTCAAATAACTCAAATGTTACAGCCTCAACTAATTTAGTTTTGTTAGCAAAATGCACATAAATGGTTTTTTTAGATATGCCCATTTCCTGTGCTATATCATCCATTGTAACACTTTTAAATCCTAAGGTAAGAAATAATTCGGCTGCTTTATGTATAATTTTTTCTCTCATAATCGGGTGCAAATATAGAACGGAAACTCTGAAAACAAAAAAAGTTTCCAAAGTTTTACAGTTTTTTAACATATGAAAATGAGATGAAAATCTTTTAATAATACTATTTACTTTATTTTTGCGCCATGCTTTCAATAGAAAAATATCAAGAAGAATTTGTTGCTTATTTAAAAAAATATTCAACATTAAAAGAACCTAAAAACCTTTATGCACCCATCCAATACATTTTAGGTTTGGGTGGAAAACGATTAAGGCCAGTTTTAACTTTAATGGCCGCAGAAGTTTTTAATGGCGATTATAAAAAAGCCTTAGATGCGGCGCTGAGTATTGAGGTTTTTCATAATTTCTCTTTGGTTCATGATGATATTATGGATGCTGCACCCTTGCGTCGTGGACAAGAAACCGTGCACCAGAAATGGGATATTAATACAGGGATTCTTTCTGGTGATGCGATGTTGATTATGGCATATCAGTTATTCGAAAACTATGAGGCTAATACGTTTCAATCTTTAGCGAAGCTATTTAGCAAAACGGCTATTGAGGTTTGTGAGGGTCAGCAATACGATGTTGATTTTGAAACGAGAAATGATGTGACTATTCCGGAGTACCTGAAGATGATTGAATACAAAACAGCTGTTTTGGTAGGTGCTGCAATGAAAATGGGAGCTATTGTTGCTAACGCATCTCATGCTGATCAAAATAATATTTACGAGTTTGGACGACACTTAGGGATTGCTTTCCAATTACAAGATGATTATTTGGATGCTTTTGGAGACCCAAAAACATTTGGAAAGCAAGTTGGTGGCGATATTATAGAAAACAAGAAAACCTATTTATATTTAAAAGCTTTAGAGTTTTCCGATGAAGAAAGTCAGCTTAAACTAAAAAATTTATTTAATTCGGTACTTGAGGATAACGATGCAAAAATCAATACCGTAAAACAAATTTTTAATGGCTCTGGAGCTTCTGAGGCTACCCAGAAAGAAATTAAAAATTATACTAATAAAGCTTTCTTAGTTTTAGAATCGTTAGATATTTCTGAAGATAAAAAAATACTTTTACGTGATTTTGGTCATGCCTTAATGAATAGAAACGTATAATGCAATTACCTACTACTTTCGAAAAGTTAATTGAAGAGGCCAATCAATCCGATTTGTACAACAAGCTAATTCTTCAACTTAATAAAGATTTTCTCTTAGCAAACATCGATTTAGACTTCCATGAAGAAATCCTACCTTCTAGCTTAAAACTTTTGCTTCATGAAATAGTTTATAAATTAATTCAGGAAAAATTTACTGAGTATTTAAATCTACTTTATATCATTGATGTTCCAGAAAAACAGGTTAAAGCTTTAAATGGAGACGATCTTTTAAAACTTTCAGAAGACGTTTCTTTTTTAATTCTTAAACGGGAATGGCAAAAAGTATGGTTTCGAAATAATTACTAATAGAAGCGAATTGTAGGTGGGGGAGCTTTCTATTGGTCTTTTGCTTTTAGCTTTTAAAAAACGTTAGACACGAATTTCACGAATGCACACGAATTCAGTTTTTACAATGTTTATTATTTTATATTTTGTTATTTCACGAAGCAAGCTTTCAGTCTGCCGAAGCGAACTTATCAACTTTTAATCCTTAGTAGTTTAGTTTCTTAATAATTTTTAATTCGGATAAATTTGTCCTAATTAAAAAATTGACTTATTTTTGTACTAAATTATAATCTATATGTTTTCTAAAGCTTGCGAATATGGTATTAAAGCGTCAATATTTATTGCGCTTAATTCTTATAAAAATGTTCGTGTTAGCCTTAAAGCCATTGCTAAAGAAATTAATTCACCAGAAGCATTTACAGCTAAAATCCTTCAGGATTTGGTAAGGCATCATGTTATTAACTCCACGAAAGGAGCCTATGGTGGTTTCGAAATCGAAAAAGAATTAATTTCTTCAGTAAAATTATCACATATAGTAAATGCAATTGATGGAGATGCTATTTATAGCGGTTGTGGTCTGGGTCTCCATACTTGCGATGAAAGCCATCCCTGTCCTGTCCACGATAAGTTTAAAGTCGTTAGAGAAGAATTAAAATCAATGTTAGAGAATACTAATCTTGAAGAACTAGCTCTCAATATTAAATCGGGAGTATCATTTTTAAAAGTGTAAAAAAATTTAAATTAAAATAGGATAAAATTATCCGAATTAAAATAATTATTATGGAAACAATACTTAAAGATTCACAAAAACAAATCGGACAATTTGTTGCCGAAGATTTTAGAACAGCCGCAGTGTTTAGTAACTATGGGATAGACTTTTGTTGTCGAGGCCATAGAACCGTGGAGGAGGTATGTGATAAAAACGGTATAGAAACCTCTGAGTTATTAGATAAACTTCAGATTGTTTTAAGCAGTACTAGTGATCAGAATATAGATTATAAATCATGGCCGCTGGATTTGCTGGTTGATTATATTGAAAAAAAACATCACCGCTATGTAGAAGAGAAAGTGCCAGTATTACTTCAATTTTTAAATAAACTTTGTAGGGTTCATGGTGAAAGACATCCCGAATTATTGAAAATTAATGAGCACTTTACAGCATCAGCTGGAGAGTTGGCTACTCATATGAAAAAGGAAGAGCTGATTCTATTTCCATTTATTAAGAAGATGATGAATGCTACAATTAGTAAATCCGCTATAGAAGCACCCCATTTTGGAACCGTTGAAAACCCCATAGCCATGATGAAGGATGAGCATGATAATGAAGGCGTGCGTTTTAGAGACATTGCAAAATTAACAAACAACTATAATCCGCCTGCAGATGCTTGTAATACGTTTAGAGTCACTTATGCTATGCTAGAAGAATTTGAAAAAGATTTGCATTTGCATATTCATTTAGAAAATAACATTTTGTTTCCTAAGGCTATTAAATTAGAACAACAATTTAGTTAGTGATTAATTTTTTTGATGCTTAAAATTCCAGAAAGATACTTTTTATGCTTTTTGGAATTTTATATTTAAGGCACTAAAATAGTTTATCTTCATACTTGTAATATCTGTTCTGAAGTAATTTTTTTATATGTTTTAGCTACTGAATTTTCTTTTAATCCAACGTCGTGTTGGCGTTTCAATATATCTAAAAGATAACCATCCGATAAAAGTAGTTACTGCTAGGAACCCCATTAATAATAATACTGAGGGTATATTTTCGACCAATATTTGAAATACTTTTTTAGGATTTTTACCTACTTCTGTAAAAGGTATTAGCAATGTATGAATTAAAATCATATGCCAGATATAAATAGAAAAAGACCAATCTCCTAATTTTTTTAATATTGAAAAGGAATAAAATTTATCTATATTTTTACTTCCATATGCCGATGCTAAAATTATTATTGCAATTAAAAACACTGATATAACATCAAACCAACCAGTAGCCATAGATATTATTGAAAAAGCCGTTAGTGTTATTAAAGTCCATCCGTTTCCAAGAATGGATTTAAAATTCAACTTTTCAAAGACTAGCCAAATTCCCATACCACAAATAAAACCTATTATTCCCCTTAGCGTTCCATAATGCCAGTTTACGTCTAATGTTCTTTTATTTGGATTTAAAGGAAAATCCATAAAAGGCTCCTTTGCAGATAGTACAAATTCAATCAAAATCCAGCCTAAAAGAGCTAATACAATCGGTAAAAATTTCTTGATTCCCTTTAGCTTAATAAAAATTGCAAATAGAAATGGAAATAAAACATACGCCCACCATTCTGCACTTAAACTCCATGCTGGAGCATTCCAAGTATCAAAATTATAAATGCCCACAGTTTGTAAAAAAGCTAATTGAACTGGTATACCGTCTAACCTATATATGTGTTGTTTAAATGATCCTAAATTGTCGTACCCTATTTTAGAAACTAAACATAGAAAGATTAAAACTTCAGCACATATAGTTAGTATATGTAATGGGTATATTCTTGCTAAACGAGCTACTAAAAAATTCTTATAGCTCGCTTTTTTAACTCCTTTATTAAAATTAGGTTCATAAACATAGCACATTATAAATCCACTAAGAATAAAGAAAAGATCTACCATTAGGTAGAATTTATCAATTAAATGAGCGATATGAGATGTAGCAATAGCAATTACAAAAAAGTGAAAGTGTAATACGGCAACCAAAATTGCGGTTATTCCTCGTAACGATGTTAAATTATGTAAATATGGTTTTTGCATATACAATACTACTTGAAATTAATGCAAATAAATATTACAAATGATTTGAATTCTATAACATATAAACTCTGAAAATTAGCCTTAGAGTAGAACAAATGGTTTTCATTTATATACAAAATTCAAAAAAAAATGGAAATCAAATTCTTAGATTCTAATTTACAAGATTATATGTTTTAAGGTATTAATTATAATTAATTTACACGTTACTTTACGTGTTGTTTTATTGCGTTATGCCATATTTTATAACCTTCTAAATTCATATGTAACTTATCCGAAGAAAATAAATTAGTGTTTATTTTTTTAACCTTTAACATTGGTTTCTAGGTGTCTACAAAATATAATTTGGAGTCTTTCTTGGTCATACACTTCAATCTTCTGTTAAATTATTTATATTTCTTTTTTAGATACCACCTTTTAGGACTTGGTTTAGCAGAGATTAAAACAATATAGGTTTCTTTATTATTTAGTTTTATTTTTTTAATTATAGTTTTAAAATTATTTAAAATCTCTTTTGGGGTTTTATCATATGCAATATCATTATCTCCCTCATAGATAAATACTTTTGTCGGGTTATATTTAATTATTAATTCGTCTGTATAGTGTAATAAACCCGCTCTGCGAAGTCTGTGACTTCGTAGCGTTAAATAAAAAGGGAAACTAGTTTGTACCTTAAATCTGCATGTCATTCAAAAGTTTATCTTTTTAAAGCTTTTATGTTTAAAAACATCAATAATAATAAGTTAAAATCTATTTTTTTATATAACCTTTGTAGACAAACCATGGTTTCCCCTGATTCAATATTAATCCTTCAAGAGTAACTTTTGCTTCAGTTTCTGCAGTATTGTTTTTACAACTATATGCAGCAATAATTAGAAAAATAACTATTAAATATTTCATAGTCTTGAAATTAAAAGTCCTTCTTTTTAGATTTTAATACGATTCGTAATACAGGTAAAACAACCCAAATAACTAACATTAAGAAAGATATAATGAGTCCAAAATTAGTTCCAAAGAATTTTTTAAAGACAGCTCCTGTATATCCTAATAATGCTGAAATATCCAGCTTTAATAAAATAAGTGTTCTTGATAAATCTATGGGGTTTAACATGGTTCCAATAAGAGATAGTTTGTCTAACGGATAATCTTCAAATAACACTAGAGACATTAAAAACAAACCGTCGTAAATAATGGCTAGAAAGAGCCAAAGCAAAATGGCATATCCAAAACCTTTAATCTTATTTTCGTTAGTTAGTGCGATATTAAAAGCTAACGCTGTAAAAATTAGTGTTAGAAATATTCCTGTAATTAGCAGTAAAGAGAAATCCCAAATAGCATTTGATTTGAATAATCCATAAGCGATAAAGGGGATGCCTAACCCTAAAATTAAACTCATAGATAAGGAGATAGCAACCCCTAGATATTGTCCTAGGAATATAGACGAGCGTTTTAGGGGTTGTGCTAATAACAATTCTGTAAATTCTTTAGAATTATAATAATACATGACCCCAAAAATGGTTCCTATTAATGGAACTAGTACTAGAATGACATTCATTAATGTAATGACTGCTTTTGATAAATCATTATTTAGAAATAGTAAAACGATTCCTAGTAATAAGTAAAATGCGAAATAGACATAACTCCAACGGCTACGCATTAAATCGAAAAAACTATATTTTAATATTTTAAGCATGATTTTCTGTTAAAATGGATGCAATAGCGTGTTCAAAATCTGGTTGATTGGTCTTGTTTTTTAATTCTGAAATAGATCCTTTGAAGTAAATTTGACCTTCTAAAAGAAATACAATTTCATCTGAAACCTCTTCAACAAAACTCATAATATGCGAAGTGATTAATATGGTTTTTCCTTTCGCTTTTTCTGCTTGAATTAAACCTTTTAACCTTATAAGTGAAATAGGATCTAAACCCGTAGTTGGTTCATCTAAAATGATTAGAGGACTATCGAACATAAACGTTAAAACCAGATTCACTTTTTGTTTAGTACCGCCAGAAAGATTGCCCAATTTTTTATCTAAAAAGGGCTGTAGAGTAAAGAGTTTAATTAAGCGTTCATCCTCATTCGTGTCTCCCCGTAAATCTTTTATCATTTTAATAAGTTCCTTTACTTTTAGATTATTAGGGAAATTTGCAATTTGCGGTAAATAATCAATTTTATGTCTGTAATTGGAATTATTTTTAATGTTTTCGCCCAAGACATTAATGGTGCCTTTGTTAGGGATAACCATACCCAATATAGATTTAATAAGTGTGGTTTTCCCCGATCCATTTGGCCCAAGAATAGCGAAAATACCACCTTCTGAGATGGTTAAATCAACACCACTCAACACTATATTTTTATTGAATTTTTTATGTAGATTTTCAATGTTTACCATGTTATTCTCTTTGTTAACGGGTTGTTGTCTAGTAAATTATCGGGTGTGAAAACTGGAGATACTTTTTCAGAAAAATCGATAATATCAATAAATAAACTACGCAATAGAATAATAGTTTCCGGAGTTCTGTTTACAATGTATGAAAAGAGTTTTACGGGTCTGTAAGGCACATCTCCAATACCATCCTTATTAAGGTCATAACCAGTATAACTCGTCCAGTAATTTTTATCAAAAATATTATCGTTTATCTTGCTGTTATAGGAAATATCGAAGGAGTTGTATAAAAAATTATTTTCTACAAAGCTATTTGTGTAGCAAGCCCCTCGAACTTTTATAGCCCACCCGTTATTAATAAAATTATTGTTTTTATAAATAATACGGTTTGAGCCTTCAATGTTAATACCAATGGTGTTTTCTTCAAAAGTGTTTCCTATAATTTCGGCATCATTTATTTCTTTTAAAAGCATGCCATAAGATGCTGTTCCCCAGTTTTTCTTAAAAATGTTATTTAGCATCTTTATCTTTTTCGAAAACATAACGGCAACACCAGCACCGTTTTTTTCAAATGTATTGTCTTGGTAAATGTCATTATTAGAAAACATAAAATGTAAACCATAACGAAGGTTTTCTGCACTAACATTATTTTTAATTAGACAATCATCAGAAAATTCTAAATAAATACCATCTCGTACATGTTGTACAAAATTGTGTTCAATTTCAATATTTTTACTGTACCATAATTGAATACCATTTCCGGAATTATACTCTTCAACAGCATCACCAATGATCTTGTTATGAAACACTTTTCCATCTCGCGACTTTTCTAAATAAATTCCAAAAAACAGTTTTTCTAAAACTAAATTTTGAATCACGAAATTCTTGCTTTTTCTTACTCGAATAGCTGCATAGTCCTCAGTATAACTTGTGCCTACATTTATAATAAATAAGCCATCAACGGTTACATTATCAGAAACAATCGTTATAATTTCACCTTTTAATTCGCCATCAATTACTGGGTAATCCTCACCAATAATAGTTAGAGGTGTATCAATTATAATATCATGTTCTTTGTAAGTGCCTTTTTTTACCAGAATAGTATCAAAATCTTTAGCTATTGCCACGGCATTTTTTAAAGTTGAAACAGGACATGTATTACAGACCTCAATATTTTGAGCATATGTAGAGTAGGCTATTAAAATGGCAGCGAAAAAAAGCAATAAGTTTTTCATAATATTAGCCTTTTAAATGTGCTAATAATGCGTCCCAATTATATAGTGTGCCACCTTTTTCTTTTTGAACTTTTTTAGCATCTTCTTCAGATTTAAAGGCAGATAAGAATGCGCCCATAGGGCTTGGGATACTTTTACTTATTAGGAAGCTTGCTTCCGTAGCATCTATTAAAGTTTCTGGTTCATTATAATTGTTCGATAAATAGAGTTGAATTTCGGATACGTCAAATTCTTTTGTAAAATTGATCATACATTCTGTAGCATCAAACTTGTATACTTTGCCTTTTTTTGTAACAATTTCGGCAGCGTGAATTTTGTCTACAATAGTCATTTTACAAAAATAACAACCGTCATTTCCATAATCAATGGCTTGTGGCTTAACATTACAGCCAAAGCATAGCAGTAATAATAATATTGTTGAATATAGTTTTAGTGTTTTCATGTTTTAGTGTTTTAGCCTTATTCCTAACCCTTTCTGAAGGAAAGGAACTTCATTGTATCAAGTCTTTCCCTTTGGGAAGGGTTTAGGATGGGATTTTATTCTGTTTCTTTCCAAATAAATAAGCTACGAATGAGGTTGCAATTCCCAATCCAA from Flavivirga abyssicola includes the following:
- a CDS encoding ABC transporter ATP-binding protein, with translation MVNIENLHKKFNKNIVLSGVDLTISEGGIFAILGPNGSGKTTLIKSILGMVIPNKGTINVLGENIKNNSNYRHKIDYLPQIANFPNNLKVKELIKMIKDLRGDTNEDERLIKLFTLQPFLDKKLGNLSGGTKQKVNLVLTFMFDSPLIILDEPTTGLDPISLIRLKGLIQAEKAKGKTILITSHIMSFVEEVSDEIVFLLEGQIYFKGSISELKNKTNQPDFEHAIASILTENHA
- a CDS encoding nitrous oxide reductase family maturation protein NosD; amino-acid sequence: MKNLLLFFAAILIAYSTYAQNIEVCNTCPVSTLKNAVAIAKDFDTILVKKGTYKEHDIIIDTPLTIIGEDYPVIDGELKGEIITIVSDNVTVDGLFIINVGTSYTEDYAAIRVRKSKNFVIQNLVLEKLFFGIYLEKSRDGKVFHNKIIGDAVEEYNSGNGIQLWYSKNIEIEHNFVQHVRDGIYLEFSDDCLIKNNVSAENLRYGLHFMFSNNDIYQDNTFEKNGAGVAVMFSKKIKMLNNIFKKNWGTASYGMLLKEINDAEIIGNTFEENTIGINIEGSNRIIYKNNNFINNGWAIKVRGACYTNSFVENNFLYNSFDISYNSKINDNIFDKNYWTSYTGYDLNKDGIGDVPYRPVKLFSYIVNRTPETIILLRSLFIDIIDFSEKVSPVFTPDNLLDNNPLTKRITW
- a CDS encoding nitrous oxide reductase accessory protein NosL — encoded protein: MKTLKLYSTILLLLLCFGCNVKPQAIDYGNDGCYFCKMTIVDKIHAAEIVTKKGKVYKFDATECMINFTKEFDVSEIQLYLSNNYNEPETLIDATEASFLISKSIPSPMGAFLSAFKSEEDAKKVQKEKGGTLYNWDALLAHLKG